In a genomic window of Nodosilinea sp. PGN35:
- a CDS encoding type II toxin-antitoxin system RelE/ParE family toxin — translation MSVVDYIAGQTGLQQAERFLPTLDAKFARITQFPNLGRPRDEILPELPSLSMKNYLILYTATESRVDILRVVSGYRDLASLFTDDE, via the coding sequence ATGTCGGTTGTAGACTACATCGCCGGTCAGACTGGGCTCCAGCAGGCCGAGCGTTTCCTCCCAACGCTCGATGCCAAATTCGCCAGAATCACCCAATTCCCTAACCTGGGGCGACCACGCGACGAAATCCTCCCAGAGCTGCCCAGCCTCTCAATGAAGAACTACCTCATTCTCTACACCGCAACCGAATCTAGAGTAGACATCCTGCGAGTCGTCAGTGGCTACCGCGACTTGGCGAGTTTGTTCACAGACGACGAGTAA
- a CDS encoding Arm DNA-binding domain-containing protein: MANAARAKKGTVSVISDRDRFRLGWRYKGERYFLFIGLPDTVTNRRVAEAKASQIELDMMSGHFDPTLRAYKLQLPNCSQLIVTGLFNKFIQHKSKTVVPMRWR, encoded by the coding sequence ATGGCCAACGCTGCTAGAGCGAAGAAGGGCACCGTATCGGTGATCAGTGACCGCGATCGGTTTCGTCTGGGCTGGCGTTACAAAGGGGAACGCTATTTTCTGTTTATCGGGCTCCCTGACACCGTCACGAATCGGAGAGTGGCCGAGGCCAAGGCGTCTCAAATCGAACTCGATATGATGTCGGGGCATTTCGATCCAACGCTGCGAGCCTATAAATTGCAGCTCCCTAACTGCAGCCAGCTGATTGTCACCGGCCTATTCAACAAATTCATCCAGCACAAATCAAAGACAGTCGTTCCCATGCGGTGGAGGTGA
- a CDS encoding Precorrin-3B methylase, translating to MSDSPLEGNALVKEVCRRIRLARSYWDAHNNAACRGEREKALALYNTLTKEQKDQIPQTLRVWLRYRSEKYFGAHQTQPGNKRRSARGRGKK from the coding sequence ATGTCAGATTCTCCCTTAGAAGGCAATGCCCTAGTCAAAGAAGTCTGCCGCCGCATCCGCCTGGCCCGCAGCTACTGGGATGCCCACAATAACGCCGCCTGCCGGGGCGAGCGCGAAAAAGCCCTGGCCCTCTACAACACCCTCACCAAGGAGCAAAAAGACCAAATTCCCCAAACCCTCAGGGTGTGGCTGCGCTACCGCAGCGAGAAGTACTTCGGTGCCCACCAGACCCAGCCCGGAAACAAGCGGCGATCCGCCAGGGGGCGAGGGAAGAAGTAG
- the xth gene encoding exodeoxyribonuclease III — protein MKIATWNVNSIRSRLDHATQWLQTNPVDVLCLQETKVVNEAFPSAAFSELGYTAYINGQKSYNGVALLSRQPLENVQYGFGSVLGAERVGDLDDQKRVIAGLWGDIYIVNLYVPNGSAIASEKYEYKLRWLACLKDYLAALLETYPCLNVCGDFNIALEDKDIYNPEGKEKHIMSSPMEREALREVLTVGLKDGFRLFTDEGGHFSWWDYRAASFRRNMGWRIDHHYLSVGLSDRALSCTIDIEPRRWEKPSDHTPVIMEYA, from the coding sequence ATGAAAATTGCCACCTGGAACGTCAACTCCATTCGATCGCGCCTCGACCACGCGACCCAGTGGCTGCAAACTAACCCGGTGGATGTGCTGTGCCTGCAAGAGACCAAGGTGGTCAATGAGGCATTTCCGAGCGCTGCTTTTTCGGAACTGGGCTATACCGCCTACATCAATGGGCAGAAGTCCTACAACGGCGTGGCGCTGCTGAGCCGGCAGCCGCTGGAGAATGTGCAGTACGGCTTTGGCTCTGTCCTGGGGGCGGAGCGGGTGGGCGATCTAGACGATCAAAAGCGGGTGATCGCCGGGCTGTGGGGCGACATCTATATAGTGAATCTCTACGTGCCCAACGGCAGCGCCATTGCCAGCGAGAAGTACGAGTACAAGCTGCGCTGGCTGGCCTGCCTGAAGGACTACCTGGCGGCCCTGCTGGAAACCTACCCCTGCCTCAACGTCTGCGGCGACTTCAACATTGCTCTGGAGGACAAAGACATCTACAACCCCGAGGGCAAAGAGAAGCACATCATGTCGTCCCCGATGGAGCGGGAGGCCCTGCGGGAGGTGCTGACCGTGGGGCTAAAGGATGGCTTTCGGCTGTTCACCGACGAGGGCGGCCATTTTAGCTGGTGGGACTACCGGGCGGCCTCCTTTAGGCGAAATATGGGCTGGCGAATCGATCATCACTACCTGTCGGTAGGGTTAAGCGATCGCGCCCTCAGCTGCACCATCGACATTGAGCCCCGCCGCTGGGAAAAACCCAGCGACCACACCCCGGTCATCATGGAATATGCCTGA
- a CDS encoding DEAD/DEAH box helicase, whose amino-acid sequence MAILHISWVPQAQQFFLWAEAWQPLPPQGLYPWEGIHPHPYALTQLDLAQVLTAIQKQLASRAATGGELFPAVLTEAAGPGKGTKKVPEGSSRRGSSRSAKAATGPRWGELALSLPAQITPSAMVPLHSARIDTQSDDSVQADAVLHPWRVQGWHLGVADFLPMLLTLPLGQHTLTGPGDLGADLRYWGHMARWGLNLLARGKFLPGLELTSQTLAAGWHPLLDSAPDQERLRHFALTMPLVSRIPLPAAAKGALPLACGVPLLDPQPLLLGFLTAMVDHQVRQMTQAQPSNALANLGKELPLQPWLVALGQAGGSLEAPAAAAARLQEVLTTWTTPLQTLADDPTRQFRLRLVLQPPPDLDQPWQLRYQIQSVINPDWRAEAELIWQYPVAELHHQGAVLKSPQETLLGALGRAARLYEPIRESLRQQHPTHCELDPIQAYQFIKASAWQLQDNGVEVELPPGLAHSADGEAGRLGLKVQAEVPPQKQRQRLGLKSLLNFRWELSIAGETLSAAEFEQLINQGSPLVEINGRWVELKPQDVKAARQFLAGQKTATPLSVEDALRISTGDTQLIDRLPVVSFEATGALQTLIETLTTGNQTLEEMQAPSGFKGTLRPYQARGVSWLAFLEQWGLGACLADDMGLGKTIQLIAFLLYLQDNGWLETPVLLVCPTSVLGNWEKEVKRFAPKLKVLVHHGDRRPKGANFAKAVQGKHLVITSYALIYRDLKPLQSVSWPCLVLDEAQNIKNSDAKQSKAARQIEAQFRVALTGTPVENRLGELWSIMDFLNPGYLGPKNFFQRRFATPIERYGDTASLRALKGLVQPFILRRLKTDRSIIQDLPDKQEMTVYCGLSAEQANLYQQTVDAALETLDEATGVQRKGQILALLTKLKQICNHPAQFLQEPSLGLKGRSGKLQRLDEMLEEVIAEGDRALIFTQFAEWGKLLQRHLQSYLGQEALFLYGSTTKNQREAMVDRFQNDPAAPRLFILSLKAGGVGLNLTRANHVFHYDRWWNPAIENQATDRAFRIGQTRNVQVHKFVTTGTLEERVHEMIESKKALSEQVVSAGEGWLTEFDTDQLRNLLLLDRNAIIDDDGD is encoded by the coding sequence ATGGCAATACTACACATCAGTTGGGTTCCCCAGGCACAGCAGTTTTTTCTCTGGGCAGAAGCCTGGCAACCCCTACCGCCGCAAGGGTTGTACCCCTGGGAAGGCATACACCCCCATCCCTATGCTCTAACTCAACTCGATTTAGCTCAGGTGCTCACCGCTATTCAAAAGCAGCTCGCTAGCCGGGCCGCTACCGGCGGCGAGCTATTCCCAGCGGTGCTGACAGAGGCAGCGGGCCCCGGCAAAGGCACCAAAAAAGTTCCCGAGGGCAGCAGTCGGCGAGGTAGCTCCCGCAGCGCCAAAGCAGCGACCGGCCCCCGCTGGGGAGAGTTGGCCCTATCGCTGCCTGCCCAGATTACGCCGTCGGCCATGGTACCCCTGCACTCAGCCCGTATCGATACTCAGTCCGACGATTCCGTCCAGGCCGACGCGGTACTCCATCCCTGGCGCGTGCAGGGATGGCATTTGGGTGTAGCCGACTTTTTGCCCATGTTGTTGACCCTGCCCCTGGGCCAGCATACCCTCACTGGCCCAGGCGACCTTGGGGCCGACCTGCGCTATTGGGGCCATATGGCTCGCTGGGGGCTTAATCTGCTGGCCCGGGGCAAGTTTTTGCCGGGTCTAGAGCTCACCAGCCAAACCCTCGCGGCTGGCTGGCATCCCCTGCTCGACAGCGCTCCTGACCAAGAGCGCCTGCGCCATTTTGCCCTGACAATGCCGCTGGTCAGCCGCATCCCCCTACCAGCGGCGGCGAAGGGCGCACTGCCCCTGGCCTGTGGAGTGCCGCTGCTCGATCCGCAGCCCCTGCTGCTGGGCTTTTTGACCGCCATGGTTGACCACCAGGTGCGCCAAATGACCCAGGCCCAACCTTCAAACGCCCTCGCTAACCTGGGCAAAGAGCTGCCCCTACAGCCCTGGCTGGTGGCCCTGGGCCAGGCGGGGGGCAGTCTGGAGGCCCCCGCCGCCGCCGCTGCCCGCCTGCAAGAGGTGCTCACCACCTGGACGACGCCTTTACAAACCCTGGCCGACGACCCCACCCGCCAGTTTCGCCTGCGGCTGGTACTTCAGCCGCCCCCAGATCTCGATCAACCCTGGCAGCTGCGCTATCAAATTCAGTCGGTCATCAACCCTGACTGGCGAGCGGAGGCCGAGCTGATCTGGCAATACCCGGTGGCCGAACTCCACCACCAGGGGGCTGTGCTGAAGTCGCCCCAGGAAACCCTGCTGGGAGCGCTGGGCCGGGCGGCCAGGCTTTACGAGCCCATCCGTGAAAGTCTGCGACAACAGCACCCTACCCACTGCGAGCTTGACCCCATTCAGGCGTATCAGTTTATCAAGGCGTCGGCCTGGCAGCTGCAAGACAACGGTGTCGAGGTAGAACTCCCCCCCGGGTTAGCCCACAGCGCCGACGGGGAGGCCGGTAGACTGGGGCTCAAGGTACAGGCGGAGGTGCCACCTCAGAAACAGCGGCAGCGGCTGGGCCTCAAAAGCCTGCTAAACTTTCGCTGGGAGCTGTCGATCGCAGGGGAAACCCTCTCCGCCGCCGAGTTTGAGCAGCTGATCAACCAGGGTTCGCCTTTGGTTGAAATTAACGGTCGCTGGGTCGAACTCAAACCCCAGGACGTGAAGGCGGCGCGGCAGTTTTTGGCCGGGCAGAAGACCGCCACCCCCCTGTCGGTGGAAGATGCCCTGCGGATCAGCACTGGCGATACGCAACTGATCGACCGGCTGCCCGTGGTCAGCTTTGAGGCCACCGGAGCGCTGCAAACCCTGATCGAAACCCTCACCACGGGCAACCAGACCCTCGAAGAAATGCAGGCCCCCAGCGGTTTTAAAGGGACACTGCGGCCCTACCAGGCGCGGGGAGTGTCGTGGCTGGCCTTTTTAGAACAGTGGGGCCTGGGGGCCTGCCTGGCGGATGACATGGGCCTGGGCAAAACCATTCAGCTGATCGCCTTCTTGCTCTACCTACAGGACAACGGCTGGCTGGAGACCCCGGTGCTGCTGGTGTGCCCCACCTCGGTGCTGGGCAACTGGGAGAAGGAGGTGAAGCGGTTTGCGCCCAAGCTCAAAGTACTGGTACACCACGGCGATCGCCGCCCCAAGGGGGCCAACTTTGCCAAAGCCGTGCAGGGCAAACACCTGGTGATCACCAGCTACGCCCTGATCTACCGCGACCTCAAACCCTTGCAGTCGGTGAGCTGGCCCTGTCTGGTGCTGGATGAAGCCCAGAACATCAAGAACTCTGACGCCAAGCAGTCGAAGGCGGCCCGGCAGATCGAGGCCCAGTTTCGCGTCGCCCTCACCGGCACACCCGTGGAAAACCGCCTGGGCGAGCTGTGGTCGATCATGGACTTTCTCAACCCCGGCTACCTGGGGCCAAAGAACTTCTTTCAGCGCCGCTTTGCGACGCCCATCGAGCGCTACGGCGACACGGCTTCCCTGCGGGCGCTGAAGGGTCTGGTGCAGCCGTTTATTTTGCGCCGCCTTAAGACCGATCGCAGCATCATTCAAGACCTGCCCGACAAGCAGGAGATGACCGTCTACTGCGGTCTGTCGGCGGAGCAGGCCAACCTCTACCAGCAGACCGTCGATGCCGCCCTCGAAACCCTGGACGAGGCCACCGGAGTGCAGCGCAAGGGCCAAATTCTCGCCCTGCTGACCAAGCTCAAGCAGATCTGCAACCACCCGGCCCAGTTTTTGCAGGAGCCCAGCCTGGGGCTGAAGGGGCGATCGGGCAAACTTCAGCGCCTCGACGAAATGCTAGAGGAGGTGATTGCCGAGGGCGATCGCGCCTTGATCTTCACCCAGTTTGCCGAGTGGGGCAAGCTGCTCCAGCGGCACCTCCAGTCCTACCTGGGCCAGGAGGCGCTGTTTCTCTACGGCAGCACGACTAAGAACCAGCGGGAGGCCATGGTCGATCGCTTCCAGAACGACCCCGCCGCCCCCCGGCTGTTCATTCTTTCATTAAAGGCGGGGGGCGTGGGCCTCAACCTCACCCGCGCCAACCACGTCTTCCACTACGATCGCTGGTGGAACCCGGCGATCGAAAACCAGGCCACCGACCGCGCCTTCCGCATCGGCCAGACCCGCAACGTGCAGGTGCACAAGTTCGTCACCACCGGCACCCTAGAGGAGCGCGTCCACGAGATGATCGAGAGCAAGAAAGCGCTCTCGGAGCAGGTGGTCAGCGCCGGGGAGGGCTGGCTCACCGAGTTCGACACCGACCAGCTGCGCAACCTGCTGCTGCTCGATCGCAACGCCATCATCGACGACGACGGCGATTAG
- a CDS encoding DUF2808 domain-containing protein, with product MTSLKQSLKFVALGLAAVAAAVGLSTALPQPTQAQTGLTIFGGVETEYRLNYLIDFNFPYSTNSRYYLNIMRTKLPRDVISLEIDYPDTFTEIGGRFNPNSIELRSGTWRGDSPIAVKAIDWIEDENRIEIIPEEPIPANTNLVVVMSDVRNPRRYGYHYFNLRMMYQGDVINQYVGTWPMEIAADSNQRR from the coding sequence ATGACATCCCTTAAGCAATCCCTTAAATTTGTCGCCCTGGGGCTAGCTGCCGTGGCTGCAGCGGTGGGCCTCAGCACCGCACTGCCCCAGCCTACCCAGGCCCAGACCGGGCTGACCATCTTTGGCGGGGTCGAAACCGAGTATCGCCTCAACTACTTAATCGACTTCAACTTTCCGTACAGCACCAACTCCCGCTACTACCTCAACATCATGCGCACTAAGCTGCCGCGCGATGTCATTTCCCTGGAGATTGACTACCCCGACACCTTTACCGAAATTGGCGGACGCTTTAACCCCAACTCCATTGAGCTGCGCAGCGGTACCTGGCGCGGCGACAGCCCGATTGCGGTCAAAGCCATCGACTGGATCGAAGACGAAAATCGCATTGAAATCATTCCCGAAGAGCCCATTCCGGCCAATACCAACCTGGTGGTGGTGATGTCCGACGTCCGCAACCCCCGCCGCTACGGCTACCACTACTTCAACCTGAGAATGATGTACCAGGGCGATGTGATCAACCAGTACGTCGGCACCTGGCCCATGGAAATTGCCGCCGACAGCAATCAGCGCCGGTAG
- the rpmH gene encoding 50S ribosomal protein L34 has protein sequence MSKRTLEGTNRKQKRTSGFRARMRSHTGQEVIKARRRKGRAKLAV, from the coding sequence ATGAGCAAGCGCACCCTAGAGGGCACCAACCGAAAGCAGAAGCGAACCTCCGGGTTTCGCGCTCGTATGCGCTCCCACACCGGCCAGGAAGTGATCAAGGCCCGCCGCCGTAAGGGCCGGGCTAAGCTCGCGGTCTAG
- the rnpA gene encoding ribonuclease P protein component, with product MLPKHNRLRRSQQFSQVYRQGRKAVSAHLIVRLWALPAAPGAGTSTPSSAGPCVGIVVSLKVHKRAVVRNRLKRQVRAALRALLPRLSPALWIVISLKPEATECEYGEFLRELEQLFTKLEVLHGHS from the coding sequence GTGCTGCCCAAACACAACCGGCTGCGGCGATCGCAGCAGTTTTCCCAGGTTTACCGTCAGGGCAGAAAGGCCGTCTCTGCCCATCTGATCGTGCGCCTCTGGGCATTGCCCGCCGCTCCGGGCGCAGGGACCTCCACCCCCTCCAGTGCTGGCCCCTGCGTGGGTATTGTCGTCAGCCTCAAGGTGCACAAGCGAGCGGTGGTGCGCAACCGCCTCAAGCGGCAGGTGCGCGCCGCCCTGCGCGCCCTGCTGCCCCGCCTCAGCCCTGCCCTGTGGATTGTGATCAGCCTGAAGCCCGAGGCGACCGAGTGCGAATATGGCGAATTTTTGCGAGAATTAGAGCAGTTGTTCACCAAGCTAGAGGTACTCCATGGGCATTCGTGA
- a CDS encoding PH domain-containing protein, giving the protein MGIREDVYYEGGPHIGDLIINILLGFTIICLPLTVGAITRALWLRYRITNRRISVTGGWQGRDRTDLIYNEISKIVTVPRGLGLWGDMVVTLKDGSRLELRSMPRFREVYEYINERISPAAQAVSGAIGKS; this is encoded by the coding sequence ATGGGCATTCGTGAGGATGTGTACTACGAGGGTGGGCCCCACATTGGCGACTTGATCATCAACATTTTGCTGGGGTTCACCATTATTTGCCTGCCCCTCACGGTGGGGGCGATCACCCGTGCCCTGTGGCTGCGCTACCGCATCACCAACCGGCGCATTTCGGTGACCGGGGGCTGGCAGGGGCGCGATCGCACCGACCTGATTTACAACGAAATCAGCAAAATCGTCACGGTACCCCGTGGACTCGGCCTGTGGGGCGACATGGTCGTCACCCTCAAGGATGGCAGTCGCCTAGAACTGCGCTCTATGCCCCGGTTTCGCGAGGTGTACGAGTACATCAACGAGCGTATCTCTCCAGCGGCCCAGGCTGTCAGCGGCGCGATCGGCAAGAGCTAA
- the yidC gene encoding membrane protein insertase YidC, protein MDFGIGFLTNNIMLPILDFFYGIVPSYGLAIVALTLVIRFALYPLNAGSIRNMRRMKVAQPLMQKRVKEIQERYKDNPAKLQEEMSGVYKEFGNPLAGCFPVLLQMPILFALFATLRGSPFSDINYDVNVQVFPQEKIEQIQPQVFSTPPKAIYVSDGSHFPISAVMPGGNKLVVGEKTDVRLQTAEGQTIEALVSEYNEDVDSFQPRWEITKGEDVVAVDAEGHITALAPGEATVRVQAPGLAANKGFLFIKALGRIGVTGEDGSIHWDILIMVLSFGASLYINQVLSGQGSTSSDNPQQAAVNKFTPLIFSGMFLFFPLPAGVLMYMVIANIFQTLQTFILSREPLPENLQKIVDAETKVEDDRQTLPFEPGRSKKKKA, encoded by the coding sequence ATGGATTTTGGAATTGGATTTCTGACCAACAACATCATGTTGCCGATCCTAGATTTTTTCTACGGAATCGTGCCCAGCTACGGGTTGGCCATTGTGGCCCTCACCCTGGTCATTCGCTTTGCCCTCTACCCCCTCAACGCCGGTTCTATTCGCAACATGCGCCGCATGAAGGTGGCCCAGCCCCTAATGCAGAAGCGCGTCAAAGAGATTCAAGAGCGCTACAAAGACAACCCTGCCAAACTCCAGGAAGAGATGAGCGGAGTTTACAAAGAGTTTGGTAACCCCCTGGCGGGCTGCTTTCCGGTGCTGCTGCAAATGCCCATTCTCTTTGCCCTGTTTGCCACCCTGCGGGGGTCGCCGTTCTCTGACATCAACTACGACGTCAACGTTCAGGTTTTTCCCCAGGAAAAGATCGAGCAGATTCAGCCCCAGGTATTTAGCACCCCTCCCAAGGCCATCTACGTGTCCGATGGGTCTCACTTTCCTATCTCGGCGGTGATGCCCGGTGGCAACAAGCTGGTGGTGGGCGAAAAAACCGACGTGCGGCTGCAAACCGCCGAGGGCCAAACCATCGAAGCTCTGGTATCGGAGTACAACGAAGACGTAGACAGCTTCCAGCCCAGGTGGGAGATCACCAAAGGTGAAGATGTCGTTGCTGTGGATGCAGAGGGCCACATTACTGCTCTGGCCCCTGGGGAAGCCACCGTGCGGGTGCAGGCCCCCGGTCTAGCCGCCAACAAAGGGTTTTTGTTCATCAAAGCCCTGGGTCGCATTGGCGTGACCGGCGAAGACGGCTCCATCCACTGGGATATTTTGATTATGGTGCTGAGCTTTGGGGCCAGCCTCTACATCAACCAGGTGCTGTCGGGGCAGGGCTCTACCTCCAGCGACAACCCCCAGCAGGCGGCAGTCAATAAGTTTACCCCCCTGATCTTTTCCGGCATGTTTCTGTTCTTTCCGCTGCCGGCCGGGGTGCTGATGTACATGGTAATTGCCAACATCTTCCAAACCCTGCAAACCTTCATTCTCTCCCGCGAGCCCCTGCCCGAAAATCTGCAAAAAATCGTCGATGCCGAAACCAAGGTCGAAGACGACCGGCAGACTCTGCCCTTTGAACCCGGACGTAGCAAGAAGAAAAAGGCATAG
- a CDS encoding R3H domain-containing nucleic acid-binding protein gives MVTDAAAAGVNWLTTLLTMQGVTSTVTAHPVEDESGESCWLTIAEASLSPEQVQALIGEGGAVLDSIQYLANTTLNLGKAQAEQQAFTIELAGYRAQRLEELKAMAAEAAERVLTSGKEYEMQGLSSAERRQMHHFMSAYGGVGTFSRGREPDRRLVVCLAEQAPQAEG, from the coding sequence ATGGTTACCGACGCTGCCGCCGCTGGTGTGAACTGGTTAACCACCCTGCTCACCATGCAGGGGGTGACCAGCACCGTCACCGCCCACCCAGTCGAAGACGAGTCGGGGGAAAGCTGCTGGCTCACCATCGCCGAAGCGTCCCTCTCGCCCGAGCAGGTGCAGGCGCTGATTGGCGAAGGAGGTGCGGTGCTCGACTCGATTCAATACCTGGCCAACACCACCTTAAATTTGGGCAAGGCCCAGGCGGAGCAGCAGGCCTTTACCATTGAGCTGGCGGGCTACCGGGCCCAGCGCCTTGAGGAGCTGAAGGCGATGGCGGCAGAGGCTGCCGAGCGAGTGCTGACCAGCGGCAAAGAGTACGAAATGCAGGGGCTCTCCTCCGCTGAGCGTCGGCAGATGCACCACTTTATGTCGGCCTACGGGGGGGTAGGCACTTTTAGCCGGGGCCGTGAACCCGATCGCCGCCTGGTAGTTTGCTTGGCCGAGCAAGCCCCCCAGGCCGAAGGCTAG
- a CDS encoding DUF177 domain-containing protein, which translates to MEKVYIPHLLQRPEQTLTVELDSHLADLETLTPVRGELTVIHQGTYLEVKAKADTIVTLTCDRCLQAYNHRVSLVAQELIWLEPDPDPATLPLEREVSVDDLFETLPPNGHFYPETWVYEQICLALPLPQICDEDCAGIDLNGTAAANPVDRRWSALAQLQQQLQPPEA; encoded by the coding sequence ATGGAAAAAGTGTATATCCCCCATCTGCTGCAGCGGCCCGAGCAGACTCTCACCGTTGAGCTTGACTCCCACCTGGCCGATCTCGAGACCCTGACGCCGGTACGGGGCGAGCTGACGGTCATCCACCAGGGCACCTACCTGGAGGTGAAGGCCAAAGCCGACACGATCGTGACGCTGACCTGCGATCGCTGCCTGCAAGCCTACAATCACCGCGTATCCCTGGTGGCCCAGGAGCTAATCTGGCTGGAGCCCGACCCCGACCCCGCCACCCTGCCCCTGGAGCGCGAGGTCTCCGTAGACGACCTGTTTGAGACCCTGCCCCCCAACGGCCACTTCTACCCCGAAACCTGGGTTTACGAGCAAATCTGCCTGGCGCTGCCTCTACCCCAGATCTGCGATGAAGATTGCGCGGGCATCGATCTCAACGGCACCGCCGCCGCTAACCCTGTAGACCGCCGCTGGTCGGCGCTGGCCCAGCTTCAGCAGCAGCTCCAGCCCCCCGAGGCTTAA
- a CDS encoding AAA family ATPase: MGFTDELGLLIRARYPIIYIATAEEERAEADIAACAAAQGNRALYTWDFVDGYQGNLNDAGVGKRNPLQALELVEKLPATAPAIFVLRDFHRFLDDVAISRKLRNLARRLKAQPKTLVILSAALTIPDELSEAVTVLEFTLPDAAAIRQEVRQLLGSTGTDLPTAMVEEVVRTCQGLSLERIRRVLARAIATHGAFDPNDLDLILDEKRQSIRQTQILDYYPAKEQISDIGGLDNLKDWLLKRGAAFSEKARQYGLPHPRGLLLLGIQGTGKSLTAKAIAHHWHLPLLRLDVGRLFGGLVGESEARTRQMIQLAEALAPCVLWIDEIDKAFAGMDGRGDAGTASRVFGTFITWMAEKTSPVFVVATANNIQALPPEMLRRGRFDEIFFVGLPSQGDRQAIFEVHLSRLRPHTLKSFDTARLAYETPDFSGAEIEQAIVEAMHLGFSQNRDFTTDDILTAASEMVPLARTAQEQIEALQAWATSGKARLASRSGIDARFRPTLPDAD, from the coding sequence ATGGGTTTTACCGACGAACTGGGGCTGCTGATTCGCGCCCGCTATCCAATTATCTACATCGCCACCGCCGAAGAGGAGCGGGCCGAGGCCGACATTGCCGCCTGTGCTGCCGCCCAGGGCAACCGCGCCCTGTACACCTGGGATTTTGTCGATGGCTACCAGGGTAACCTCAACGACGCCGGGGTTGGCAAACGCAACCCGCTGCAGGCCCTAGAGCTAGTGGAAAAGCTGCCCGCTACCGCCCCGGCTATCTTTGTGCTGCGCGACTTCCATCGGTTTTTAGACGATGTGGCAATTTCTCGCAAGCTGCGCAATCTGGCCCGCCGACTCAAGGCTCAGCCCAAGACCCTGGTGATTCTCTCGGCTGCGCTCACCATTCCCGATGAGCTGAGCGAGGCCGTGACGGTGCTGGAATTTACCCTGCCCGATGCCGCCGCCATTCGCCAGGAGGTGCGGCAGCTGCTGGGCTCCACCGGCACCGACCTGCCGACGGCTATGGTCGAAGAGGTGGTGCGCACCTGCCAGGGCCTGTCGCTGGAGCGCATTCGCCGGGTGCTGGCGCGGGCGATCGCCACCCACGGAGCCTTTGACCCCAACGACCTCGACCTGATTCTCGACGAAAAGCGCCAGAGCATTCGCCAGACCCAAATTCTCGACTACTACCCTGCCAAAGAACAGATCTCTGACATCGGCGGTCTGGACAATCTCAAAGACTGGCTGCTAAAACGGGGGGCGGCATTCTCAGAAAAGGCGCGCCAGTACGGCCTGCCCCACCCGCGCGGGCTGCTGCTGCTGGGCATTCAGGGAACGGGCAAGTCGCTGACCGCCAAGGCGATCGCCCACCACTGGCACCTGCCCCTGCTGCGCCTCGACGTGGGGCGACTGTTTGGCGGCCTGGTGGGGGAATCTGAGGCCCGCACCCGCCAGATGATTCAGCTGGCCGAGGCCCTGGCTCCCTGCGTGCTGTGGATTGACGAGATTGACAAAGCCTTTGCGGGGATGGATGGCCGGGGCGATGCGGGCACCGCCAGTCGAGTCTTCGGCACCTTCATCACCTGGATGGCGGAGAAGACGTCGCCGGTGTTTGTGGTGGCCACCGCCAACAACATTCAGGCCCTGCCGCCGGAGATGCTGCGCCGGGGCCGCTTCGACGAAATTTTCTTTGTCGGGCTGCCCAGTCAGGGCGATCGCCAGGCCATCTTTGAAGTTCACCTCTCGCGCCTGCGGCCCCACACCCTCAAAAGCTTCGACACCGCCCGGCTGGCCTACGAAACGCCGGACTTCTCGGGGGCGGAGATCGAACAGGCGATCGTCGAGGCCATGCACCTGGGCTTTAGCCAGAACCGCGACTTTACCACCGACGACATTCTCACCGCCGCCAGCGAAATGGTGCCCCTGGCCCGCACCGCCCAGGAGCAGATCGAGGCGCTGCAAGCCTGGGCAACCTCGGGCAAAGCGCGGCTGGCGTCGCGCAGCGGCATCGACGCGCGGTTTCGCCCGACTCTGCCCGATGCCGACTAG